The genomic region TGCAGACTGCGTCGCCACGGCGCTTCTTCTGGGGGTTCTGGGACAGCTGGGGGATCTCTTCGAATCGCTCATCAAGAGAAGCTGCGGCGTCAAGGATTCCGGCACAATAGTCCCCGGTCACGGAGGGATTCTGGACCGGCTGGACAGCATCCTTTTCGCGGCGCCTGCCGCGTATTACTACGCCTATTTCCTGCTTCGCTGATCAAGCGGGGCGCCTCGGCGTCCCGGCAACTGCCGCCGCCCTGGCCGCTCCCGGCCCCGGTGTACGCGGGTTCCGGCGTACTTGACTTGAGATAACTGCGAGGGAAAATGAAAAACCTCACCATTTTAGGATCCACAGGTTCCATAGGGGTCAGCACCCTCGACGTGGTCGCCGCGCATCCGGACATGTTCCGGGTGGTGGCGCTCACAGCCGGCAACAACCTCGAACTGTTGAAAAGCCAGATCGAGACCTTCAGGCCGGAGCTGGTTTCGGTTCTGACCGCCGAGAAGGCCCAGGTCCTGAGCCGCTCCCTGACTGGCAAAAAGCCGGAAATCATGCACGGCGTCGAGGGGATGATCGCCGCCGCCACCGCATCCGCAACCACCATGGTGGTTGCGGCCATCGTCGGCGCAGCCGGGCTCGTCCCCACCACCGCCGCGATCATGGCGGGAAAGGACGTGGCGCTTGCCAACAAGGAGACGCTGGTCACCGCGGGGCACCTGGTGATGCAGATGGTGCGCGATAAGAAGGTGAAGCTCTACCCGGTCGACAGCGAGCACTGCGCCGTGTTCCAGTCCATGGCGGGGCACCGCTGCCAGGACATAGCGCGGGTGATCCTCACCGCTTCCGGCGGTCCCTTCCTCAACTGGGGACAGGAGCAGCTGCAAAAGGCGACGGTCTCAGACGCGCTCAACCATCCCAACTGGAGCATGGGGAAAAAGATCACCGTCGATTCCGCCACCATGATGAACAAGGGGCTGGAGGTGATCGAGGCGCGCTGGCTCTTCGACATCCCGGTGCAGAGAATAGCGGTAAACATCCACCCGCAGAGCATCATCCATTCCATGGTGGAATACGTGGACGGGAGCGTGATGGCGCAGCTTGGGACCCCCGACATGAAGGGGCCCATCGCCTACGCGCTCAGCTACCCGGCACGTGTCACCTCCGGAGTAAAGCCGCTCGATCTCACCGCACTTTCGGGGCTCACCTTCTTCAAGCCCGACACCGATCGGTTCCCGGCGCTGAAACTGGCCTACCGGGCGGCCGACGCCGGGGAGAGCATGCCGGCGGTCATGAACGCCGCCAACGAGATCGCCGTCGAGACCTTCCTGGAAGGGAGGATCGGTTTCATGGCCATAGCAGAGGCCATCGAGAAGGTGATGGACCTGCACGCGCCGCACGCGCTGGCTTCCATCGAAGAGGTGCTGGAGGCCGACCGATGGGGCAGGAGAACCGCCAGGGAAGTCCTTGGCACAGGCAGCTGAAACAAAGACTTCTCTTCGGGTGCAATAGGGCACACGAAGGCACCAGCTTTCCGGTGCGGGCCGGCCGCCGGCCGCAATCCGGTTGAGGAAACGTTATGAGCATACTTTTCGCGATCATCGCCCTCGGGGCACTGATTTTCTTCCATGAGCTCGGACACTTCCTCTTCGCCAAGGCTTTTGGAGTCGGGGTGGAGAAATTCTCTCTCGGCTTCGGCCCGAAGATCTACGGGAAGAAGGTGGGCGAGACCGAGTACCTCTTGTCGGCACTCCCCTTGGGGGGGTACGTGAAAATGGTGGGGGAGGGGGAGGACGCCGAGATCTCAGACGAGGACCGCGCCCGCTCCTTTGCCGAAAAACCGGTGCTGCAGCGGATCGTCATCGTGGCGGCCGGGCCGGTCTTCAACCTGCTCTTCGCCTACATCCTTTTCATCATCATCTTCATGATCGGGGTCCCCGCCGTCACCACAAAGGTAGGGGACGTGGTTGCCGACAAGCCCGCAGCCAAGGCGGGCGTGAAGCCCGGCGACACCATCCGCTCCGTGAACGGCAAGCCCGTGGCGCGCTGGGACGACTTCGCCAAGATCATCGCCGAGGGGAAGCTCGCGCCGGTCGAGGTGGAGGTGCAGCGCGGCCAGACCCCCTTGAAGTTCACCATGGTCCCGGAGAGCCGCACCAGCAAGAACCTCCTGGGCGACACGGTGACCCAGCCGGTCATCGGCGTCGTCGCAGCCGGTGAAACGGTGATCGACCATTTCCCCCCAGGCGAGGCGATCTCCAGGGGAAGCGCCCAGTGCTGGAACGTGATCCGGCTCACCGTGCTGTCGCTGGTGCGCCTCGTGGAACGCGCCATCCCGCTGGACAACATCGGCGGCCCGATCATGATCGTGAAGATGGCGGGCGAGCAGGCGGCGGCAGGCGGGGTGAGCTTCCTCGCCTTCGTGGCGCTATTGTCGGTGAACCTCGGCGTCTTGAACCTTTTGCCGGTTCCGATTCTCGACGGCGGGCACCTCGCCTTTTTCGTCATCGAACTGATGACTGGCAGGCCGGTCAGCAAGAGGGCCCGGGAGATAGCCCAGCAGGTGGGGCTCGTGCTCCTGATCGGGCTCATGATGCTCGCCTTCTACAACGACATCGCCCGCATGTTCGCCCAGAAGGCGTAGCGGCAGACAGGAAAACCCCAGTGAAGATACTCACCGTCGACACCTCCAGCAACTGCTCCTCCGTCTCCTTAAGCGACGGCTCCACCCTTCTGGGGGAGTGCGTCCTGGGCGAGGACCGCTCCAACTCCGGACGCCTGCTCGAATCCGTCTCCGGACTTTTGAAGGCGGCGCGGCTTGAACCGGAGGGGCTCGACGCCCTTGCGGTCTCCCTGGGGCCCGGTTCCTTCACCGGGGTCAGGGTCGGCATCGCGACGGTGAAGGGGCTTGCCATCGCCACCGGGAAGCCGGTCGTCGGTTTCTCTTCGCTCGCCATGCTGGCGATGAACCTCCCCTTCAGCTCCCACCCGGTCGCCCCCATGTACGACGCCAGAAAGAGCGAGGTTTATGCGGCGCTTTACCGCTGCGGCTCGCTTCCCGAAGAGCTCGTTCCCGATGCGGTGATCGGGCCGCAGGAGTTTCTTTCGGGGATCACTCAACCCACCATCTTCGTCGGCGACGGCGCCGTTCGCTACCGCGAGCTGATCGTCTCGACCCTAGGGGAGCTCGCCATCTTTCCGCCCTGGCACTTGAACCTCCCGAGGGCCTGCGCCGGTGCCGTGATCGCCCGCGAGGCGGCCCTTTCCGGGAAGTTCACCCCCCTTGCTTTGCTCAACCCCACCTACCTGCGCGCCTCCGAGGCGGAGATAGCCAAACGCCGCCGCGAGGGGCTTTAACGCCGTTTGGAAGCAGTTGACAGTTCGGTTTTAATGTATTATGTTGTCCTTTCCTTAGTTCTCCGATAACCCTTCTTAAACACTCAATTTTTAACCATATCAACGGCCGGTTTGACGATGCCGAACAGTGTCGCAGCCGGTTTAAGGGGAAATCTATATGCGTAGCGACACTATCACCCAAGGTTTGGAACGGACCCCGCACCGCGCGCTCCTGAAAGGAACGGGCCTGCCGCAAAGCGAGATGGGAAAGCCGTTCATCGGCATCGCTACCAGCTTCACCGATCTCATCCCGGGTCATGTTGGCATGCGCGACCTGGAGCGTTTCATCGAGAAGGGTGTCCACACAGGCGGCGGTTACTCCTTCTTCTTCGGGATCCCCGGGGTCTGCGACGGCATCTCTATGGGACACAAGGGGATGCACTACTCCCTCCCCACCCGCGAGCTGATCGCGGACATGGTCGAGTCCGTCGCCGAGGCGCATCGCCTGGACGGCCTGGTGCTTTTGACCAACTGCGACAAGATCACCCCGGGCATGCTCATGGCTGCCGCGAGGCTCGACATCCCCTGCATCGTCGTCACCGCAGGCCCCATGATGAGCGGCCGCGGCGACGCGGGTAGGAAGTACTCCTTCGTCACCGACACCTTCGAAGCGATGGCGCGCTACAAGGCAGGCGTCATCGACGACGCGGAACTCGCGCGTTGCGAAGAGAACGCCTGCCCGGGCATGGGTTCCTGCCAGGGGCTCTTCACCGCCAACACCATGGCCATTCTCACCGAGACGCTCGGCATGAGCCTGCCGCGCTGCGGCACGGCACTCGCCGTCTCTGCGCTCAAGCGCCGCATCGCCTTCGCCTCCGGCGAGCGCATCGTCGACCTGGTGCGCCAGAACATCACCCCCCGCTCGATCATGACCCGCGAGGCGTTCGAGAACGCCATCAGGGTGGACCTGGCCCTTGGGGGCTCCTCCAACACGGTGCTGCACCTTCTCGCCATCGCCCACGAGGCTGGCGTAGAGCTCCCTCTTGAGACCTTCGACATCTTGGCCAAGGAGACCCCGCAGCTTGCCTCCATGAATCCGGCGGGCGAGCACTTCATGGAGGATCTCGACGTGGCCGGCGGCGTCGCAGGGGTGCTGAAGCAGTTGGGGGACAAGATCCACGACTGCCCGACCCTCATGGGGCTCAGCACCAAGGAGATCGTTGCGAGCCTCAAGGGTGTCGACGAGGAAGTTATCCATCCGCTCTCCGACCCGGTCAAGAAGGAAGGGGGCATCGCCGTTCTCTTCGGCAACATCTGCCCCAAAGGCGCGGTGGTCAAGCAGTCGGGCGTTTCCGACAAGATGATGAAGTTTACCGGCACCGCGCGCTGCTTCGATTCCGAGGACAAGGCCATGGCCGCCATGATGGGCGGCGTGGTGAAGGGTGGCGACGTGGTCGTCATCCGCTACGAGGGGCCCAAAGGGGGGCCGGGTATGCGCGAGATGCTCGCTCCCACCGCGGCGCTCATGGGACTTGGCCTTGGGGACTCCGTGGCGCTCATCACCGACGGGCGCTTTTCCGGCGGCACCCGCGGCCCCTGCATCGGCCACATAGCACCCGAAGCTGCCGCAGGGGGACCTATCGGCCTCATCGAGGACGGCGACACCATTGAACTGGACATCCCGGCACGTTCGCTCAAGGTACTTGTGAGCGACGAGGTGCTGGCAGAAAGGCGCGCCCGCTGGGTCGCCCCCGAGCCGAAGATCAAAAAGGGTTGGCTCGCCCGCTACGCGAAGGTGGTTACCTCGGCCCACACAGGCGCCATCACCACCGCTGAATAAAACCTCGACCCCCTTTACCAAGGGGCAGGGGCAGGCCCGCCTTTACCATGGCGGCGTCGGCCTCAGGGGACGGCTTCATTACTAGTGGTTCCAGGCTTACCAAGCCCGGGATCGATCAATAGCAGGCAGGCAAACTGCCGCGGCATGGGGGAAAACATGAAAATGAACGGCGCACGAATTCTGTTGGAGTGCCTCAAACGGGAGGGGGTCGACACGATCTTCGGCTATCCCGGGGGTACGGTAATCAACCTCTACGACGAGCTCTTCTCGTTCAAGGAGATCAGGCACATCCTGCCGCGCCACGAGCAGGCGGGGGTCCACGCGGCGGACGGCTACGCGCGCGCGACGGGAAAGGTCGGCGTCGCCATCGCCACCTCCGGTCCGGGCGCCACCAACACCATCACCGGCATCGCCACCGCCTACATGGACTCCATCCCGATGGTGATCATCACCGGTCAGGTTCCCACCGCGCTGATCGGCAACGACGCCTTCCAGGAAGCCGACATCATCGGTATCACCCGTCCCTGCACCAAGCACAACTTCCTGGTGAAGGACGTCAAAGACCTCCCCACCATCATGAAGAAGGCGTTCTACATCGCCCGCACCGGCCGCCCCGGCCCGGTCCTCGTTGACCTTCCCAAAGACGTGCAGATGGCGCAGGCCGAGTTCAAGTACCCGGAGACGGTAGAGATCCGCGGCTACAAGCCGAACCTCGAAGGGCACCCTAAGCAGGTGGAGAAGGCGGTCACCATGATCACCCAGGCCAAGCGCCCGGTGATCTACGTAGGGGGCGGCGTCATCCTCGGGAACGCCGCGGCTGAACTGACCGCCTTTGCCAAGCGGCTCGCCATCCCGGTTACCACAACCCTCATGGGGCTTGGGGCCTTCCCCGAGAACGACCCGCAGTCGCTGGGACTCCTCGGCATGCACGGCACCTATTACGCCAACATGGCGGTGTCGAACTGCGACGTCCTGATCGCCATCGGCGCCCGTTTCGACGACCGCGTCACCGGCAAGATCGCCTCCTTCGCGCCCCACGCGAAGATCGTGCATGTAGACGTCGATCCCACCTCGATCAAGAAGAACGTCCGCGTCGACCTCCCCATTGTCGGTGACGTCCGCGACGTCCTCGCAAAGATGCTTAAGGCCGCCGAGCAGGTTTGCCCCGATGCCAAGGCATGCCAGGACGCCATCGCCCCCTGGACCGCCGAGATCGAAGGGTGGAAGGCGAAGCACCCCATGTCCTACAAGCAGTCGACCACCACTATCAAGCCGCAGTACGTGATCCAGAGGCTGCGCGCCCTATCCGACGCCGACGCCATCGTCGCCACCGACGTGGGGCAGCACCAGATGTGGACCGCCCAGTTCTTCGGCTTCACCACCCCGAGGACGCTTCTTTCCTCCGGCGGCCTCGGCACCATGGGTTACGGCCTTCCCGCAGCCATGGGAGCGCAGGCGGCCTTTCCCGAGCGCCAGGTGATGGTGGTCTGCGGTGACGGCGGCTTCCAGATGAACATGCAGGAATTGGCCACCATAGTGCAGAACCGGCTCAACGTGAAGATCGTCATCCTGAACAACAACTTCCTGGGCATGGTGCGCCAGTGGCAGGAGCTCTTCTTCGACAAGCGCTACTCCTCCACCTGCATGGAACTCCCCATCGATTTCATAAAGCTCGCCGAAGCCTTCGGCGCCACCGGTCTCCAGGCCACCAAGGTCGAGGAGGTCGACGAGGTGATCAAGAAAGGGTTCGCCACCAAGGGCCCGGTCCTGATGGAATTCAAGGTCGCCCGCGAGGAGAAGGTGCTCCCGATGGTTCCCGCCGGAGCGTCGCTCACCGAGATGGTTCTGGCGTCGTAGGCGAACGTCAGAACCAATTGGCAATGGACAATTGACAATTGACGATGAAAGTCGTCTGTCATTGCTCTTGTCACGGTTTCGGCGCCGCCACTTAGGCAAAGCGGCTTTCCACTCACTTCGGCGTTGTCAATTGTCAATCGTCAATTGTCAATTGCCTTTCAGGCTTTAAGCGTTGTCAATTGTCCATTGTCAATTGTCAATTGCCTTTGGAGGGTTTTATGAAACACACCATAGCAGTGCTCGTAGAGAATGAATTCGGGGTTCTCTCCCGCGTGGTCGGCCTTTTCTCCGGCCGCGGCTTCAACATAGATTCGCTTACCGTCGCTCCCACCAACGACGAGGCGCTTTCCAGGATCACGCTGGTCACCCGTGGGGACGAGCAGATCATCGAGCAGATCACCAAGCAGCTCAACAAGCTGATAGACGTCATCAAGGTCATCGACTTCGAACCGGAAAACGCCATCGAGCGCGAGATGGTGCTGGTCAAGGTCTCGGCCGAGGACCAAAGCCGCGCCGAGGTGCTGAGGATCGCCGACATCTTCCGCGCCAAGGTCATCGACGTGACACCCAAATCCTACACGCTTGAGGCGACCGGGGCTCCGGCCAAGGTGAGCGCCATGGTCGAGCTTTTGAGGCCCTTGGGTCTCAAGGAGCTGGTCAGCACCGGGCCGGTAGTGATCGGGCGCGGCGCCAAGGGGTGGAAGGGGTAGCCCGGAGGGGGCTGCTTCACCCGTTAATCTTTCATTGCACCAAAGGCCGTTTTCGGGCTATACTCCCGCGTTGGTGTGGGAGGCCCGGACACGGCCTTTTTATCGCCCTCATTCCGGTCGGCATCCGCTCACGCCGACCAAGGCTTCGCGAAACTAACTGACAATGAGGTACTTTGATGCGCAACACTGATACCCCGGTCGCTGTCGAGGGGTACCCCTTCATAGCCGGATTCGCCGTGACGACCCTGCTGCTGGCGCTGCTCGGGCAGTTCCTGCACTGGGGATTCTTTATCCCCGCCACGCTCTTCTTCGTCCTCACCGTTTTCACCGTCTTCTTCTTCAGAAACCCGGAGCGCACCACGCCCGGCGACGACAACACCGTGGTCGCCCCCGCCGACGGCGAGGTGATATTCCTGGGGAAGGTTATCGAGCCCCACACAAACGGCGAGTTCGAGAAGATCAGCATCTTCATGTCCGTCTTCAACGTCCACGTGAACCGCGCGCCTATCAGCGGCAAGGTGGTAGACGGCTTTTACACCAAGGGTAAATTCTTCGATGTAAGGGACGAGCGCGCCAGCTTCGAGAACGAACAGCAGGGGCTCGTGCTGGAGACCGCCTCGGGGCTCAGGATGGTCGTGGTGCAGGTGGCCGGCCTCATCGCCCGGCGCATCGTCTGCTATGCGAAGACCGGCGACCTCCTGACCCGCGGGCGCCGTTACGGCCTGATCCGCTTCGGGTCGCGCCTGGACATCTACCTCCCGCTCGGGACCAGGATAGACGTGGTCATGGGACAGAAAACGGTTGCAGGGGAGACCGTACTGGGGATACTGCCGTGAGTGAAGAAACGCCTAGAGTCGAAAGGGAAGGAATGCGCAAGGGGATCTACATCCTCCCCAACCTGTTCACCGCCGGAAGCCTTTTCGCCGGATTTTACTGCATGGTCTCCACCGTCAACGGCGATTTCCGCACCGCCGCCCTCTGGATCCTTGCTTCCTCCATCTTCGACGGCCTGGACGGCAAGGTCGCCCGTCTGACCGGGACCTCCAGCAAGTTCGGCGTCGAGTTCGACTCACTGGCCGACGTGGTCTCCTTCGGGGCCGCGCCGGGGCTC from Citrifermentans bremense harbors:
- the rseP gene encoding RIP metalloprotease RseP, giving the protein MSILFAIIALGALIFFHELGHFLFAKAFGVGVEKFSLGFGPKIYGKKVGETEYLLSALPLGGYVKMVGEGEDAEISDEDRARSFAEKPVLQRIVIVAAGPVFNLLFAYILFIIIFMIGVPAVTTKVGDVVADKPAAKAGVKPGDTIRSVNGKPVARWDDFAKIIAEGKLAPVEVEVQRGQTPLKFTMVPESRTSKNLLGDTVTQPVIGVVAAGETVIDHFPPGEAISRGSAQCWNVIRLTVLSLVRLVERAIPLDNIGGPIMIVKMAGEQAAAGGVSFLAFVALLSVNLGVLNLLPVPILDGGHLAFFVIELMTGRPVSKRAREIAQQVGLVLLIGLMMLAFYNDIARMFAQKA
- the ilvN gene encoding acetolactate synthase small subunit, translated to MKHTIAVLVENEFGVLSRVVGLFSGRGFNIDSLTVAPTNDEALSRITLVTRGDEQIIEQITKQLNKLIDVIKVIDFEPENAIEREMVLVKVSAEDQSRAEVLRIADIFRAKVIDVTPKSYTLEATGAPAKVSAMVELLRPLGLKELVSTGPVVIGRGAKGWKG
- a CDS encoding phosphatidylserine decarboxylase family protein, which translates into the protein MRNTDTPVAVEGYPFIAGFAVTTLLLALLGQFLHWGFFIPATLFFVLTVFTVFFFRNPERTTPGDDNTVVAPADGEVIFLGKVIEPHTNGEFEKISIFMSVFNVHVNRAPISGKVVDGFYTKGKFFDVRDERASFENEQQGLVLETASGLRMVVVQVAGLIARRIVCYAKTGDLLTRGRRYGLIRFGSRLDIYLPLGTRIDVVMGQKTVAGETVLGILP
- the ilvD gene encoding dihydroxy-acid dehydratase → MRSDTITQGLERTPHRALLKGTGLPQSEMGKPFIGIATSFTDLIPGHVGMRDLERFIEKGVHTGGGYSFFFGIPGVCDGISMGHKGMHYSLPTRELIADMVESVAEAHRLDGLVLLTNCDKITPGMLMAAARLDIPCIVVTAGPMMSGRGDAGRKYSFVTDTFEAMARYKAGVIDDAELARCEENACPGMGSCQGLFTANTMAILTETLGMSLPRCGTALAVSALKRRIAFASGERIVDLVRQNITPRSIMTREAFENAIRVDLALGGSSNTVLHLLAIAHEAGVELPLETFDILAKETPQLASMNPAGEHFMEDLDVAGGVAGVLKQLGDKIHDCPTLMGLSTKEIVASLKGVDEEVIHPLSDPVKKEGGIAVLFGNICPKGAVVKQSGVSDKMMKFTGTARCFDSEDKAMAAMMGGVVKGGDVVVIRYEGPKGGPGMREMLAPTAALMGLGLGDSVALITDGRFSGGTRGPCIGHIAPEAAAGGPIGLIEDGDTIELDIPARSLKVLVSDEVLAERRARWVAPEPKIKKGWLARYAKVVTSAHTGAITTAE
- the ilvB gene encoding biosynthetic-type acetolactate synthase large subunit, with the protein product MKMNGARILLECLKREGVDTIFGYPGGTVINLYDELFSFKEIRHILPRHEQAGVHAADGYARATGKVGVAIATSGPGATNTITGIATAYMDSIPMVIITGQVPTALIGNDAFQEADIIGITRPCTKHNFLVKDVKDLPTIMKKAFYIARTGRPGPVLVDLPKDVQMAQAEFKYPETVEIRGYKPNLEGHPKQVEKAVTMITQAKRPVIYVGGGVILGNAAAELTAFAKRLAIPVTTTLMGLGAFPENDPQSLGLLGMHGTYYANMAVSNCDVLIAIGARFDDRVTGKIASFAPHAKIVHVDVDPTSIKKNVRVDLPIVGDVRDVLAKMLKAAEQVCPDAKACQDAIAPWTAEIEGWKAKHPMSYKQSTTTIKPQYVIQRLRALSDADAIVATDVGQHQMWTAQFFGFTTPRTLLSSGGLGTMGYGLPAAMGAQAAFPERQVMVVCGDGGFQMNMQELATIVQNRLNVKIVILNNNFLGMVRQWQELFFDKRYSSTCMELPIDFIKLAEAFGATGLQATKVEEVDEVIKKGFATKGPVLMEFKVAREEKVLPMVPAGASLTEMVLAS
- the tsaB gene encoding tRNA (adenosine(37)-N6)-threonylcarbamoyltransferase complex dimerization subunit type 1 TsaB, whose product is MKILTVDTSSNCSSVSLSDGSTLLGECVLGEDRSNSGRLLESVSGLLKAARLEPEGLDALAVSLGPGSFTGVRVGIATVKGLAIATGKPVVGFSSLAMLAMNLPFSSHPVAPMYDARKSEVYAALYRCGSLPEELVPDAVIGPQEFLSGITQPTIFVGDGAVRYRELIVSTLGELAIFPPWHLNLPRACAGAVIAREAALSGKFTPLALLNPTYLRASEAEIAKRRREGL
- a CDS encoding 1-deoxy-D-xylulose-5-phosphate reductoisomerase; its protein translation is MKNLTILGSTGSIGVSTLDVVAAHPDMFRVVALTAGNNLELLKSQIETFRPELVSVLTAEKAQVLSRSLTGKKPEIMHGVEGMIAAATASATTMVVAAIVGAAGLVPTTAAIMAGKDVALANKETLVTAGHLVMQMVRDKKVKLYPVDSEHCAVFQSMAGHRCQDIARVILTASGGPFLNWGQEQLQKATVSDALNHPNWSMGKKITVDSATMMNKGLEVIEARWLFDIPVQRIAVNIHPQSIIHSMVEYVDGSVMAQLGTPDMKGPIAYALSYPARVTSGVKPLDLTALSGLTFFKPDTDRFPALKLAYRAADAGESMPAVMNAANEIAVETFLEGRIGFMAIAEAIEKVMDLHAPHALASIEEVLEADRWGRRTAREVLGTGS